Proteins encoded in a region of the Quercus lobata isolate SW786 chromosome 8, ValleyOak3.0 Primary Assembly, whole genome shotgun sequence genome:
- the LOC115958622 gene encoding (+)-neomenthol dehydrogenase-like produces the protein MAEATKKYAVVTGANKGIGFEICRKLASNGIVVVLTARDEKKGLEAVEKLREFGLSDHVIYHQLDVADPASIASFADFIKTKYGKLDILVNNAGIYGTILDGDALATSGLGKEGANVDWSKIVTDTYELAEECLKTNYYGAKGMIEALLPILQLSNSPRIVNVSSSFGHLKEIPSEWAKEVLGNAESLTKERVDEVLNEYLKDFKEGSLETKGWPRYSSAYVLSKATLNAYTRIVAKKFPSFRVNCICPGYVKSDFNHNTGYLTTDEGAESVVKLALLPNDGPSGLFFSRNEVTTFD, from the exons ATGGCAGAAGCTACAAAGAA gTATGCAGTTGTTACAGGGGCCAATAAGGGGATTGGCTTCGAAATATGCAGGAAGTTGGCCTCAAATGGGATCGTGGTGGTGCTAACTGCTAGAGATGAGAAAAAAGGCCTTGAAGCAGTTGAAAAGCTGAGAGAGTTTGGGCTATCTGACCACGTTATATATCATCAGCTTGATGTGGCGGATCCTGCTAGTATAGCTTCCTTTGCAGATTTCATTAAAACCAAATATGGGAAGCTCGATATATTG GTCAACAACGCTGGGATCTATGGAACTATATTAGATGGAGATGCTTTAGCCACTTCAGGTCTTGGTAAG GAAGGTGCCAATGTGGATTGGAGTAAAATAGTGACCGACACTTACGAGTTAGCTGAAGAGTGCCTGAAAACAAACTACTATGGCGCCAAAGGAATGATTGAAGCACTTCTTCCAATCCTCCAGTTGTCCAATTCACCAAGGATTGTTAATGTTTCCTCTTCCTTTGGGCACTTAAAG GAAATACCAAGTGAATGGGCTAAAGAAGTGTTAGGTAATGCTGAAAGCCTAACAAAAGAAAGAGTAGATGAGGTATTGAATGAATATCTAAAAGATTTTAAAGAGGGTTCCTTGGAAACCAAAGGCTGGCCAAGATATTCGTCTGCCTATGTGCTTTCAAAAGCAACTCTCAATGCCTACACAAGGATTGTGGCTAAAAAGTTCCCGTCTTTCCGAGTCAATTGCATCTGCCCTGGCTATGTCAAGTCAGATTTTAACCACAACACTGGCTACTTGACAACTGATGAAGGTGCTGAAAGTGTTGTAAAGTTAGCGCTCCTGCCCAACGATGGTCCTTCTGGCCTCTTCTTTTCTCGGAATGAAGTGACAACTTTTGATTGA